A window from Enterocloster bolteae encodes these proteins:
- a CDS encoding amidohydrolase family protein produces MLLMQGLVDGHTHACQQLLRGRVSDEYPMVWTRFLVPFESNLRPDDSYINGQLACLDMIKNGTTSFADSGGIHMERVADAVLESVMQATIAKFTIDMGNAITGAMKETAEEAIMHTRDLYKAYDGKGDGRISIWFAIRQVMTCSWVLIAMARDAAAAELNTGIHAHLCEHKDEVSFCLQNYHLRPAQFLKSMGVLDPNLLTAHNVMLSDEDIAMMARRDVKVIHCPRANLSNHGFPKTPQMLQAGLNVSLGCDGTAPSNLDLFDEMKALRYSMIAYWGLPFFNPMVMSLSHAS; encoded by the coding sequence ATGCTCCTGATGCAGGGCCTTGTGGACGGGCACACCCATGCGTGTCAGCAGCTTCTGCGGGGAAGGGTTTCCGATGAATATCCTATGGTGTGGACCAGGTTCCTGGTTCCATTTGAAAGCAACTTAAGGCCCGATGATTCCTATATCAACGGACAACTGGCCTGTCTGGATATGATTAAGAACGGAACCACCTCATTTGCCGATTCCGGCGGCATCCATATGGAACGCGTGGCCGACGCGGTACTGGAATCAGTCATGCAAGCAACCATCGCCAAATTCACCATAGATATGGGCAATGCAATTACCGGCGCAATGAAGGAAACAGCAGAGGAAGCAATCATGCACACCAGGGACCTGTACAAGGCATATGACGGCAAAGGGGACGGCAGAATCTCTATCTGGTTTGCCATCCGCCAGGTCATGACCTGTTCATGGGTTCTGATCGCCATGGCAAGGGATGCTGCTGCTGCTGAACTTAACACCGGAATTCATGCCCATCTGTGTGAGCACAAGGATGAAGTCAGCTTCTGCCTTCAAAATTACCATCTGCGCCCGGCCCAGTTTCTGAAGTCTATGGGTGTACTTGACCCCAATCTTCTGACCGCCCACAACGTTATGCTTTCCGATGAGGACATTGCCATGATGGCCAGAAGGGATGTAAAAGTAATCCATTGTCCCAGAGCCAATCTGTCCAATCATGGATTTCCAAAAACACCGCAGATGCTTCAGGCAGGCCTAAATGTGAGCCTTGGCTGTGATGGCACAGCCCCGTCCAACCTGGACCTGTTTGATGAAATGAAGGCGCTGCGCTACAGCATGATAGCATACTGGGGGCTCCCATTCTTTAACCCTATGGTCATGTCCCTGTCCCACGCTTCTTAA
- a CDS encoding GntR family transcriptional regulator, which yields MGRKDKSLEDKAYNYLHDMIIQHKLQAGKRIIESDIADCLGMSRTPVRAALRRLEEEKLVYSLQNLGTFVEQLTVKDVLEMNELRIVLEVKALESCVMKAADEDIDECIRVTESITVTDSAQDIKAKDEYFNNFIIHYCENSRIRDILHSLNAELSHPRHLVAFTEKRLEVMKQDHLKILKYIKARSYSRAAKALEKHHNNRYYGFMEEYMKMIIK from the coding sequence ATGGGAAGGAAGGATAAAAGTCTTGAGGACAAGGCATACAATTACCTTCATGACATGATAATCCAGCATAAGCTGCAGGCGGGAAAGCGAATCATCGAAAGTGATATAGCAGACTGCCTTGGTATGAGTCGTACACCGGTGCGTGCTGCGTTGCGGCGCCTGGAGGAGGAGAAGCTGGTTTACAGCCTGCAGAACCTGGGGACGTTTGTGGAGCAGCTTACGGTCAAGGATGTTCTGGAAATGAATGAACTCAGGATTGTGCTTGAGGTCAAGGCATTGGAGTCATGCGTCATGAAGGCCGCTGATGAAGACATTGATGAATGCATCAGAGTGACGGAATCTATTACAGTGACGGATTCTGCCCAGGATATCAAGGCTAAGGATGAATATTTTAATAATTTTATTATACATTATTGTGAAAATTCCCGAATACGCGACATCCTGCATTCTCTCAACGCGGAATTGTCCCATCCCAGGCATTTAGTTGCATTTACTGAAAAAAGACTTGAGGTTATGAAGCAGGACCATCTTAAGATACTTAAATATATTAAGGCCAGGAGCTATTCCAGAGCAGCTAAGGCATTGGAAAAGCATCATAATAACAGATACTATGGTTTCATGGAAGAATATATGAAAATGATAATTAAATAG
- a CDS encoding GntR family transcriptional regulator — MKGNMERYQVVYSVLKTHIQFGIYGFGDVLPSIENAAADFFVSVDTMRAAYQQLQRDGLVTISTNIGTTVVRNYGKEEIEQNIQMFYAQRKNILIDLSKSLRPLLGHAQWIGFKNIPAEIYGNLRQLEDSHSLPQTTTFEHVVRAYTALGNNLLFRLVWQIFMFCENPFFNMRDNPWRTFIIKDFLPRSWDCCIKQDWDCLRELVYASQDSLSLALCRFYDEKITMPPPEQEVAFQWNSYNKASQICYSLAMDLLVSINNGVYPADTLLPSLNKLSQEKQVSVSTVRRALSLLNGVGATKSAKRIGTRVLPSHEIVKNCDFKNPAVRKRLLDMAQSLQFLTLSCRDVAEGTIQALTEDGLQTCRKRLAALKNSQQYELIGYATLELLKCFAPYKAIRTVYKELLQLLFWGYSLKDIWKTDEGRIHYYLSCFEEFDLFLAEKDAAGFSMKLEELMAGEFHFTIEIMISQGIHEAKKLLVIGI, encoded by the coding sequence ATGAAAGGCAATATGGAACGGTATCAGGTTGTCTACAGTGTTTTAAAAACACACATTCAGTTTGGAATCTATGGGTTTGGTGATGTTCTGCCTTCCATCGAAAACGCCGCCGCTGATTTCTTTGTCTCCGTTGATACGATGCGCGCGGCTTATCAGCAGCTGCAGCGGGATGGCTTGGTCACCATTTCCACAAATATAGGGACTACGGTAGTCAGGAATTACGGAAAAGAAGAAATTGAACAGAATATTCAGATGTTCTATGCGCAGAGGAAAAACATCCTGATTGATTTAAGTAAATCCCTGCGCCCGCTACTGGGCCATGCCCAATGGATTGGTTTTAAAAACATTCCTGCTGAGATTTACGGCAATCTCCGCCAGCTTGAAGACAGCCATTCACTGCCCCAGACAACCACGTTTGAACATGTTGTCCGGGCCTACACTGCGCTAGGGAACAATCTGCTTTTCCGGCTTGTCTGGCAGATTTTCATGTTCTGTGAAAACCCATTCTTTAATATGCGGGATAATCCATGGCGTACCTTTATAATCAAAGATTTTCTCCCGCGTTCTTGGGATTGCTGTATAAAACAGGACTGGGATTGCCTGCGGGAATTGGTTTATGCTTCTCAGGACAGCCTGTCTCTGGCACTGTGCCGGTTTTATGATGAAAAAATCACGATGCCTCCGCCGGAACAGGAAGTCGCATTTCAGTGGAATTCTTATAATAAGGCATCCCAGATCTGCTATTCGCTGGCTATGGATTTGCTTGTTTCAATCAACAATGGCGTGTACCCTGCTGATACCCTTCTTCCTTCTCTCAACAAATTGTCCCAAGAGAAACAGGTCTCAGTGAGCACAGTCCGCAGGGCGCTTTCCCTGCTAAACGGCGTTGGGGCAACAAAATCCGCCAAACGGATTGGCACAAGAGTCCTCCCTTCACATGAGATTGTAAAAAACTGCGACTTTAAAAACCCTGCCGTCCGCAAACGGCTCCTGGATATGGCGCAGAGCCTGCAGTTTCTCACCTTATCCTGCCGGGACGTGGCCGAAGGCACCATACAGGCCTTGACAGAGGACGGCCTGCAAACATGCAGAAAACGTTTGGCTGCTTTAAAGAATAGTCAGCAGTATGAATTAATCGGCTACGCTACACTGGAGCTTCTTAAATGTTTTGCCCCTTATAAGGCTATTCGTACTGTCTACAAAGAGCTGCTTCAGCTGCTCTTTTGGGGATATTCCCTGAAAGACATATGGAAAACGGATGAGGGCAGAATCCACTACTATCTTTCCTGTTTTGAGGAATTTGACCTTTTCCTGGCCGAAAAAGATGCCGCTGGTTTTTCCATGAAATTAGAGGAGCTAATGGCCGGGGAGTTTCATTTTACAATAGAAATTATGATTTCACAGGGAATTCATGAAGCAAAAAAGCTTTTGGTTATTGGTATATGA
- a CDS encoding hybrid sensor histidine kinase/response regulator, with the protein MKIKEGRKTYKYLIYISCLCLLLAIGAMTAVSLMSVQSVRKLVRNTTTKSITELTVSKAQFLDEKIHSELLSLQSFAANLGAFDDLFAYPELLEDYKEKHGAARMWIIDTNGTYQDTGGMNKNFADKKELFTEALQGNEGITDVFLGELGRRQIMFQIPIYRDGKVVGGLYEAYPVELLQNAYHGSTYNDAGYSYVLDDNGSIVLAPVRFSYLQIYSTIQDVLKDGENDEESIRKFSAALRSQASGTAVFDFEGEKQFLTFMPLMQKHNWYYVSVIPLSMVEKDGTAIIMHTMKMAFIITAAIVFSVAVIAAFFLLRNKKRRDYERYVQNINEAIAQNIDTAIFIVDGHTGHVEYAFENAEKILGIKPQNLGEDCGRCSGSFYETLCSVLKERIDEKTVKTIPVYNDLLSRQMWIQIAALPVKLLGELKYIFAVTDVTHDRQIRENLNAAVAAAEHANASKSVFLSNMSHDIRTPMNAIVGMTKLAEIHIEDREKVKDCLYKIGISSKHLLELINDVLDMSKIESGKLVLTSESFSLTELIQRNIAIVNPQYQAKNQVFVTETKDIRHEYLLGDSLRFNQVLLNLLSNAGKFTPENGTITLTVKELPQKHSGHAVYRIAVADTGIGISPEFLPKLFLPFERERSRHQNQAEGTGLGLVISKNIIAAMGGQIYVESRLGEGSVFTVEVELPLSKEADDELCGRTGPRDSRNIFTGRRFLLVEDNELNCEIASQLLEVSGAAVECAPDGAEGVKAFEEKDPGYFDAILMDIQMPVMNGYEAARRIRKSTHPQAGSIRIIAMSANTFSDDVHAALESGMNAHVGKPIDMDVLADVLSAVL; encoded by the coding sequence TTGAAAATAAAAGAAGGAAGAAAAACGTATAAGTATTTAATTTATATTAGCTGCCTCTGTCTCTTACTGGCGATTGGAGCCATGACGGCTGTAAGCCTGATGAGCGTACAGTCTGTTCGAAAACTGGTGCGGAATACGACGACCAAGAGTATTACGGAGCTGACCGTCAGCAAAGCACAGTTTCTGGATGAAAAGATACATTCAGAGCTGCTGTCCCTTCAGTCCTTTGCCGCAAATCTTGGGGCCTTTGATGATTTGTTTGCCTACCCGGAATTACTGGAAGATTATAAAGAAAAGCACGGGGCGGCCCGCATGTGGATTATTGATACGAATGGAACCTATCAGGACACAGGGGGGATGAATAAGAACTTCGCGGATAAGAAGGAACTATTCACCGAAGCGCTGCAGGGGAACGAGGGAATTACGGATGTATTTCTGGGAGAATTAGGAAGACGTCAGATAATGTTTCAAATACCGATTTATAGAGACGGCAAAGTGGTGGGCGGTCTCTATGAAGCATATCCTGTGGAATTACTGCAGAATGCTTACCACGGTTCTACATACAATGATGCCGGTTACAGCTATGTATTGGATGATAACGGTTCGATTGTGCTGGCCCCGGTCCGTTTCAGCTATCTCCAGATATATAGTACGATTCAGGATGTCTTAAAGGATGGGGAAAATGATGAGGAATCCATCCGGAAATTTTCAGCGGCCCTGCGGTCCCAGGCCAGCGGTACGGCGGTATTTGACTTTGAGGGAGAGAAACAGTTTCTTACCTTTATGCCTCTTATGCAGAAGCATAACTGGTATTATGTATCGGTTATTCCCCTGAGCATGGTGGAAAAAGACGGTACGGCAATTATCATGCACACCATGAAAATGGCTTTTATCATAACCGCGGCAATCGTATTTTCAGTTGCTGTTATTGCTGCGTTTTTTCTGCTGCGCAATAAAAAAAGAAGGGACTACGAACGGTACGTTCAAAATATCAATGAGGCGATTGCGCAAAACATTGATACCGCTATTTTTATAGTGGACGGGCATACCGGCCATGTAGAGTATGCATTTGAAAATGCAGAGAAGATACTGGGCATCAAACCGCAGAATCTTGGAGAAGACTGTGGCCGGTGTTCCGGCAGCTTTTATGAGACGCTATGCAGTGTCTTAAAAGAGCGGATTGATGAGAAAACAGTAAAAACAATTCCGGTGTATAACGATCTGCTGTCCAGACAAATGTGGATTCAAATTGCTGCCCTGCCTGTAAAACTGCTGGGGGAACTAAAGTACATATTTGCCGTTACAGATGTAACCCACGACAGACAGATACGGGAAAATTTAAATGCCGCGGTTGCCGCAGCCGAACATGCCAATGCATCGAAAAGCGTGTTCCTGTCCAACATGTCCCATGATATACGGACACCTATGAATGCAATCGTTGGAATGACAAAGCTGGCGGAGATTCACATTGAGGACCGCGAAAAGGTAAAGGACTGTCTGTATAAGATAGGAATTTCTTCGAAACATTTGTTAGAGTTGATTAACGATGTACTGGATATGTCAAAAATCGAAAGCGGCAAGCTGGTCCTCACTTCGGAATCATTTTCCCTTACGGAGCTGATTCAAAGGAATATTGCGATTGTAAACCCGCAGTACCAGGCAAAAAACCAGGTCTTTGTGACAGAAACAAAGGATATCCGCCATGAATATCTGCTGGGTGATTCCCTGAGGTTTAACCAGGTCTTGTTAAACCTGCTTTCCAATGCCGGTAAGTTTACACCTGAAAATGGAACCATTACGTTAACGGTTAAAGAACTGCCGCAGAAGCATTCAGGCCATGCCGTTTACCGGATTGCAGTAGCTGATACAGGCATAGGCATCAGCCCTGAATTTCTGCCAAAACTCTTTCTGCCCTTTGAAAGGGAGAGAAGCCGGCATCAAAATCAGGCGGAGGGAACCGGACTGGGTCTTGTTATCTCTAAAAATATCATAGCGGCGATGGGGGGCCAGATTTATGTGGAAAGCCGTTTGGGGGAAGGTTCTGTATTTACCGTGGAGGTAGAGCTTCCGCTTTCCAAGGAAGCGGATGACGAGCTTTGCGGCCGGACTGGCCCACGGGACTCCCGAAATATTTTCACAGGCAGGCGTTTTCTTCTGGTGGAAGACAATGAGTTAAACTGTGAGATTGCCTCTCAGCTGCTGGAGGTATCCGGAGCGGCTGTGGAATGCGCTCCCGACGGAGCGGAGGGGGTAAAGGCGTTTGAAGAGAAGGACCCCGGTTATTTTGATGCGATTCTCATGGATATCCAGATGCCGGTCATGAATGGATATGAGGCTGCCAGGCGCATCCGTAAATCCACGCATCCGCAGGCAGGGAGTATTCGGATTATAGCAATGTCCGCCAACACATTTTCGGACGATGTGCATGCAGCGCTGGAATCCGGTATGAATGCACATGTCGGTAAGCCCATTGATATGGATGTGCTTGCAGACGTATTGTCTGCAGTTTTGTAG
- a CDS encoding amidohydrolase family protein has translation MIIDVHAHYIPASLADNEKFSDLFYVKEDTFGKTMFIKNRELRPFNPGLIYLDEQIADMDKAGIDMRFISLPPFALNYEDCRCKDWTRESNKALSEDASLHRNRFRYLATLPMADMEGTIREIDRVINDPLCAGIEIATNIAGMELDDAYLEPFWKKAAEYEIFVLLHPHYTIKSARLERYHLRNLMGNPLDTTIAAFALMTGDVASKYPGVKICFSHSGGYTPYAIARFEHARKVRKEFEGVQKSYEECCRSFYYDTILHDAETLQFVESKVTSSHLLMGTDYPFDMGDEEPVHTVSSMKIPREKISDILGGNIERLIGDGI, from the coding sequence ATGATTATTGACGTGCATGCTCATTATATCCCGGCTTCCTTAGCTGACAACGAAAAGTTTAGCGATCTTTTTTATGTAAAAGAAGATACCTTTGGAAAAACAATGTTTATAAAAAACAGGGAGCTTAGACCGTTTAACCCAGGACTTATTTATCTTGATGAACAGATTGCTGATATGGATAAAGCCGGCATAGATATGAGATTTATTTCGCTTCCTCCGTTTGCATTAAACTATGAGGACTGCCGATGCAAGGATTGGACCCGGGAATCCAACAAAGCGCTGTCTGAGGATGCGTCTTTACACAGGAACAGGTTCAGGTATCTGGCCACGCTGCCTATGGCAGATATGGAAGGCACAATCAGGGAGATTGACCGTGTAATCAATGACCCACTGTGTGCTGGTATTGAGATAGCCACTAATATTGCCGGAATGGAATTAGACGACGCGTATTTGGAACCATTTTGGAAGAAGGCGGCTGAATATGAGATTTTTGTGCTCCTGCACCCTCATTATACAATTAAATCGGCAAGGCTGGAAAGATATCACCTGAGAAACCTGATGGGAAATCCGTTGGACACAACCATTGCGGCCTTTGCCCTAATGACAGGGGATGTGGCCAGCAAATATCCAGGTGTAAAGATATGCTTTTCTCATTCCGGAGGATATACACCATATGCCATTGCCAGATTTGAACATGCCAGGAAGGTGAGAAAGGAATTTGAAGGAGTCCAAAAAAGCTACGAGGAATGCTGCAGGAGCTTTTACTATGACACGATTCTGCACGATGCCGAGACACTGCAATTTGTGGAATCAAAGGTGACTTCCTCACATCTCCTTATGGGAACGGACTACCCGTTCGATATGGGTGACGAGGAACCTGTTCACACAGTATCATCCATGAAGATACCCAGAGAGAAAATCTCCGACATATTAGGGGGAAATATTGAGCGTCTGATTGGAGACGGTATTTAG
- a CDS encoding LysR family transcriptional regulator, which produces MTLQQMKYFVAVADSVSISEAAKRLFAAQSSVSEAVRVVEGQWD; this is translated from the coding sequence ATGACATTACAGCAGATGAAATATTTCGTAGCGGTAGCTGATTCGGTCTCTATCAGTGAGGCAGCCAAGCGGCTGTTTGCCGCCCAATCCAGTGTTTCGGAGGCAGTGCGGGTAGTGGAAGGGCAATGGGATTAA
- a CDS encoding amidohydrolase, whose translation MKSSICEYVNAHHTDILSTFNELHSMPEPALREVRTADYLKTQLKQAGFDVKGDFAKTAVLGIRDTGIDGPVVGIRADMDALCYEKEGKTIYIHSCGHDANCTAVLWAAKALLETGQLKAGSLKVLFQPAEETLQGAEAVIESRVLEGTQYLVSTHLRPQEELPMGQVSPAVLHGASGHIRVKIYGHEAHGAKPHQGVNAILTASAVIGTVNALPFNPSVPHSIKPTKISSGSNPFNIIPNYAEIMFDIRAQTNEVMKQIRESLTKAAVTSAESMGAKALAEWLGGVPAASRCDELIEIASEAIRESLGEDALGPVIITPGGEDFHNYPLAISGLRTTVLGIGAGLKPGLHMSDMTFDTNAVFNAVTAIGSTVVNIYKSNL comes from the coding sequence ATGAAAAGCAGCATCTGCGAATATGTAAATGCACATCATACAGATATTCTAAGCACATTTAATGAGCTTCACTCTATGCCGGAACCGGCACTCCGCGAGGTACGCACCGCTGATTACTTAAAAACCCAGTTAAAGCAGGCCGGATTTGACGTAAAGGGGGATTTTGCGAAGACGGCAGTGCTGGGTATCCGCGATACCGGAATAGACGGACCGGTCGTCGGCATAAGAGCAGATATGGATGCGCTCTGCTATGAGAAGGAAGGAAAGACAATATATATCCATTCATGCGGACATGATGCTAACTGTACGGCTGTTCTCTGGGCGGCCAAGGCGTTGCTGGAAACAGGGCAGTTAAAGGCCGGAAGCCTGAAGGTGCTGTTTCAGCCCGCAGAGGAAACACTGCAGGGAGCAGAGGCAGTTATAGAATCGAGGGTATTGGAGGGCACTCAATATCTGGTAAGCACACATCTGAGGCCCCAGGAGGAACTGCCCATGGGTCAGGTTTCGCCGGCAGTTTTACACGGGGCATCCGGACATATCAGGGTGAAGATATACGGTCATGAAGCTCACGGAGCAAAGCCTCATCAGGGAGTCAATGCAATTCTGACCGCATCTGCTGTCATAGGCACGGTGAATGCGCTGCCATTTAATCCTTCGGTACCTCATTCCATAAAACCTACAAAAATCAGCAGTGGCTCAAATCCCTTTAACATTATCCCGAACTACGCTGAAATCATGTTTGATATCCGGGCGCAGACAAACGAGGTGATGAAGCAAATAAGGGAAAGCCTTACAAAGGCTGCTGTTACAAGCGCAGAGTCAATGGGGGCAAAGGCCTTGGCAGAGTGGCTGGGAGGAGTGCCGGCAGCAAGCAGGTGTGACGAACTGATAGAAATTGCCTCGGAAGCCATCAGAGAGTCTCTGGGGGAGGATGCCCTGGGGCCTGTAATCATTACACCCGGAGGTGAGGATTTCCATAATTATCCACTTGCAATTTCAGGACTCAGGACTACAGTATTAGGAATAGGAGCCGGGTTGAAACCGGGACTTCACATGTCTGATATGACCTTTGATACAAATGCGGTTTTTAACGCTGTAACTGCTATCGGGTCCACGGTAGTCAATATATATAAGTCTAATTTGTAA
- a CDS encoding M28 family metallopeptidase translates to MKDYVMELEHIENSLVDRVDGKKLMDYTSNIAKWVRISGTQEEVDSLLYCEKVMKEIGYETKLTFHDAFISVPVRAHVEMVSPVPMGFRALTHCFTRSAPEHGLEGGAVDSDSPDINGLIAIKDGLPNADQVRDMEKRGAVAVIYVQDDNLHNSPVSSLWGGPTEKTEGLLPGIPVVSVVRQDGAFIRDQMKKGPVKIWIQSVVDTGWRKVPLLEAQLKAEGTEDFLLFGSHIDSWDYGAMDNGAANATMIECARLLAAEQKSWKRGLRLVFWAGHSQGKFFSSAWYADNHFEELEKHCAGYVYVDSTGGKDAVVIDEAPVMPQTRSLAASVIKKQTGIEFIGKRIGHFADQSFYGVGLTSIFGTFSEQDIEKTRDILSFRTGTPKHAGGLGWWWHTEHDTMDIIDRDILIRDTKIYVAVVWRLLSSAVLPYDFREAVEEMKETVESLGSLLGDRFDFMPLRERLCLLERRMGNLYRQIEGNEIPDEDADSVNALLQKLSHKIVRITFHGENHFDFDLSGAMYPIPSLGDGVRLAGCNKDSYRYFVLRTQLMRGYNRVMSYVREAAELLAGYDDIDGER, encoded by the coding sequence ATGAAGGATTATGTGATGGAACTGGAACACATTGAAAACAGTCTGGTGGACCGTGTTGACGGTAAGAAGCTGATGGATTATACGTCCAACATAGCAAAATGGGTGCGTATATCCGGAACCCAGGAGGAAGTGGACAGCCTTCTGTATTGTGAGAAGGTGATGAAGGAAATTGGCTATGAAACAAAGCTTACCTTCCATGACGCATTCATCAGCGTACCGGTGAGAGCCCATGTAGAGATGGTTTCGCCCGTGCCAATGGGATTTAGGGCATTGACACACTGCTTTACAAGATCTGCGCCGGAACATGGACTGGAGGGGGGTGCGGTGGATTCGGACAGCCCTGACATAAACGGCCTAATCGCCATAAAGGATGGACTGCCTAATGCTGACCAGGTAAGGGACATGGAAAAAAGAGGGGCTGTGGCTGTCATTTATGTGCAGGATGACAATTTACATAATTCGCCGGTATCCTCTCTTTGGGGCGGTCCCACAGAGAAAACGGAAGGGCTGCTTCCAGGCATTCCGGTGGTGTCCGTGGTCCGGCAGGACGGCGCCTTTATTCGGGATCAGATGAAAAAGGGACCTGTAAAAATATGGATACAGTCTGTGGTGGACACGGGCTGGAGAAAGGTTCCCCTTCTTGAGGCCCAGCTGAAAGCGGAGGGTACGGAGGATTTCCTGTTGTTTGGAAGCCATATAGATTCATGGGATTATGGCGCTATGGACAACGGCGCCGCCAATGCCACCATGATTGAATGCGCAAGACTCCTTGCAGCTGAACAGAAGTCATGGAAACGGGGGCTCAGGCTTGTGTTCTGGGCAGGCCATTCCCAAGGGAAGTTTTTCAGCTCGGCGTGGTACGCGGATAATCATTTTGAGGAATTGGAAAAGCACTGCGCAGGCTATGTGTATGTAGATTCAACAGGTGGAAAGGATGCGGTGGTCATTGACGAAGCGCCTGTGATGCCTCAGACCAGGAGTCTTGCCGCATCTGTAATCAAAAAACAGACCGGGATAGAGTTCATTGGCAAACGGATTGGACATTTTGCTGACCAGTCGTTCTACGGCGTGGGGCTTACCTCCATATTCGGTACGTTTTCTGAGCAGGATATTGAAAAGACCAGGGATATACTTTCATTCCGTACCGGCACGCCAAAGCATGCGGGAGGTCTTGGGTGGTGGTGGCATACAGAGCATGATACCATGGACATCATTGACAGGGATATTCTTATAAGGGATACGAAAATTTATGTTGCTGTGGTATGGCGTCTGCTGAGTTCTGCTGTCCTGCCTTATGATTTCAGGGAGGCGGTTGAGGAGATGAAAGAAACCGTTGAATCCCTGGGCAGTCTGCTGGGAGACAGATTTGATTTTATGCCTCTTAGGGAGCGTCTGTGTCTGCTGGAAAGAAGAATGGGGAATCTTTACAGGCAGATAGAAGGCAATGAGATACCGGATGAGGACGCTGATAGTGTGAATGCCCTGCTGCAGAAACTGTCACATAAAATTGTGCGGATAACCTTCCACGGTGAGAACCATTTTGATTTCGACCTTTCCGGCGCAATGTATCCAATTCCGTCACTTGGCGATGGTGTACGTCTGGCAGGATGCAATAAAGACTCGTACAGGTATTTCGTTCTCCGCACGCAGCTGATGCGGGGCTATAACCGTGTGATGAGTTATGTGAGAGAAGCCGCAGAGCTGCTGGCGGGCTATGATGATATAGATGGAGAGCGGTAA
- a CDS encoding alpha/beta hydrolase family protein, protein MSKYRQNESWISNKFVGQLGIEAFMPNANMGLEEKGFKHADIQRANRRMTCLRAMPKAWKAVAEQQEKLAEESAAMGNMVTAGAFYHRAALYYGKAQLYHHKDDAMKLELHTSCVRCYEKAIAGYDYTIERVVLPFEGKNIYGIFHAPKGALNLPTVLFTPGMDMIKEDYPNLNDNFFVRRNMCVLVMDGPGFGETRVHGLPVTLTNYPEAASLFLDWLCGRPEVNPDQIGIFGGSMGSYYGPTVAVNDSRIKAVVGLLGCYLEKDLQFNSCQPGLRNNFKYMCNIYDDDAFDEFVAEMTLEKVVDRLKVPFLMSTGEFDEMCPPELTERFFHMLDCPKEMWIMEGEFHSCAGMYHELFAWAIDWLREALTTGKPENLEVRKVIPERW, encoded by the coding sequence ATGTCTAAGTACAGACAAAACGAAAGCTGGATTAGCAACAAGTTTGTAGGTCAGCTGGGCATAGAGGCTTTCATGCCTAATGCCAACATGGGCCTGGAAGAAAAGGGCTTCAAGCATGCTGATATACAAAGGGCAAACAGGCGCATGACCTGCCTGCGGGCTATGCCCAAAGCCTGGAAAGCCGTAGCAGAGCAGCAGGAAAAGCTGGCTGAGGAATCGGCCGCAATGGGAAACATGGTTACTGCCGGCGCGTTTTATCATCGTGCAGCCCTTTATTACGGTAAGGCACAGCTTTACCATCATAAGGACGATGCCATGAAGCTGGAGCTTCATACCTCCTGCGTGAGATGCTATGAAAAGGCAATAGCTGGATACGATTACACCATAGAGCGGGTAGTGCTTCCCTTTGAGGGTAAGAATATTTACGGCATTTTCCATGCGCCAAAAGGGGCTTTAAATCTTCCTACGGTACTGTTTACTCCGGGGATGGATATGATTAAGGAAGATTATCCCAACCTGAACGATAATTTCTTTGTGCGCAGAAACATGTGCGTGCTGGTGATGGACGGTCCGGGATTTGGCGAGACGCGTGTTCATGGCCTGCCTGTGACTCTTACCAATTATCCAGAAGCAGCGTCCCTGTTTCTGGACTGGCTCTGTGGACGGCCTGAGGTCAATCCGGACCAGATTGGGATTTTCGGCGGCAGTATGGGTTCCTACTATGGTCCTACGGTTGCTGTAAATGATTCCAGGATTAAGGCAGTTGTGGGCCTGCTGGGCTGCTATCTGGAGAAGGACCTGCAGTTTAATTCCTGCCAGCCGGGACTTCGCAATAACTTTAAGTATATGTGTAATATTTATGACGATGACGCGTTTGATGAGTTTGTGGCAGAGATGACTTTGGAGAAGGTGGTGGACCGCTTAAAGGTTCCTTTCCTTATGTCAACGGGCGAGTTTGACGAGATGTGTCCGCCTGAGCTGACAGAGCGGTTCTTTCATATGCTGGACTGCCCCAAGGAGATGTGGATTATGGAAGGTGAGTTTCATTCCTGCGCAGGTATGTATCATGAACTGTTCGCATGGGCAATTGATTGGCTGCGTGAAGCTTTGACGACAGGAAAACCGGAGAATCTGGAAGTCAGGAAAGTTATTCCCGAGCGGTGGTAG